In Candidatus Accumulibacter cognatus, the genomic window ACGCAACATTCTGACCAACAGCACCGTGGCTGGCAATCCTGCCAATGGATTCATCAGCGCGGTAGGTGCCGACAACCTGGATTTCTATTCGGCGCACCTGTACAACTCCTGCTCCACGGCCACCTTGGCGTCCGCTGGCACGTTCCTGCGCTCGCTGCGGTCGTTGGTCGATGCTCAGGGCGGCAGCGGCAAACCGATCCACATCAGCGAATGGAACATCGGATTGGGGTCGCAATGCGGAAACGATCTGTTTGCCGAGCCGCGCACGCAATCGTTTGCGAGCGGTGTGTTGAGCCTGATGCAGGACCCGGCGCTGAACATCGAGGCCGCCCATCAATACGCCGCGGTCACGATCATGTCGCTCTTCGACTTCACGTCGGTGGCCGGCCAGGCGCGCATCCATCCATCGGCCTGGGCGTTCTGGGCGCACGCCCGCCTTCGTGGCGCGCAACGCGTGGCCACCAAGGTGTGCCAGGGCAGCACGTGCGCGGACGGCTTTGCATCGGACACCCTGCCCCTGATGGCCATCGGCGCCCTGCGCGCGGGCGGTCAGACGGTGGTGGTCACCAACGAGAGCACGGGCAATCAGGCCTATACCTTGCGTATCAAGGGTCTGCCGGGCACAGAGACAACGCTATTGCTGAGCCAACCGCCCGGCGGCGCGATCGACATCGCCACCAGTGGATCGCCGGCTGCGGTCGGATCGGCCGGTCTGCAATCGCTCAGGACCGCCATCAGCCTGTCCACACAAACCGGACTGCCGGTCAACGATGGGACAGCGAGCGTCACATTGACCATCCCTGCGCGCAGCGTGCAAGTCATCGAGTTCAGCCCTACCCAACCCAGTGTCGGACAACGCGCCGACTGTGTCTTTGCCTGGGCGGAACAAAGTTACCCGGACCTGTTCTTGCCGATGTCATTGATGTCGGTCACTACCGGTGACTACCTTTATCGCTACTACGCAGGCACCGGCAACTATCTGGGCGTTCAGGTCAGTCACCAGCAACTGTTGTTTCTGAGCACGCGCACCAACCCTGGCCTGGTCGACCTGGGCCGGCTGGCCGACTGGGTCGGGCCATCCGGATGTCCCGGCAGTGACTGATCTCCAGTTGGACCGATGGCCCGCAAGCCACCGAAAGAACGGGCCGTCAGGGCGAATCTTCCGGGCGAACTGTTTGCCGCCCGGCCGGCAGATTGACCAGCACGATGCCGGCGCTGACGCAGGCTGCGGCAGCGGCAAAGCTCGTCGTCAGGCGGTCGCCGAGCAGGAGAACGCCGAAGGAGACGCCAAACAGCGGGGTGAGGAAGGAGAACACCGACAGTCTTGTGGTGAGGTAGCGGGTCAGCAGCCAGAACCAGACGAGATAACTGGCGAAGGCGACGATCACGCCCTGGTAGGCCAGGGCCAGGAGCACCGGCGCGCTCAGATGGGTGATCCCGGTCTCGCCGATCAACAGGGAGAGCGGCAGCAAGCAGGCGGCCGACACCGCGAGCTGGTAGAAAAGCACCTTGGTGGCGCTGATCCTCGCCAGTCCGCTGGCTCGAATCAGCACCGTCGTCGCCGCCCAGCCAAGCGCCGCCAGCAGACCCAGGAGATCGCCGATCCAGGCGTCCGGTCTGGAACCGCTCGCATCGGCGAAGCCGAGAACGATGCCGGAAAAAGCCAGTACGACCCCCAGGAGGTGTCGCCGACGCATCTCTTCTCCCGGAACGAAACAATGCAGGCCGAGCACCGTGAAGCAGGGTGCGGTGTAGAGAGCAACGATCATCCGCGACGCAGTGGTGTACGAGAGCCCGAGGTAGATGAAGGCGAATTCAAGGGCAAACAGGGAGCCCGCAAGCAGGCCGGCGCACAGGGTCCCGTCCGCCTGGGCGAGCGCCAGGCCACGCCAGCGTGCCCAGAGGATCAGCAGCAGCAAGGCGATTGCCGAGCGCAGGCCGGACTGCATCAGCGGGCTGACGCTCTGGCCGGCAATCTTGATGGCCACCTGCTGAAAACCCCAGGTGGCACAGAGCAGGATCATCAGGGCGAAAGCGGTGGCTCCCGGCGGCGTGCGTGCGTTCATCGATCTTCCCGTCCGAGGTCGTGCCTGGCCCGTGCCCGCTTGCTGCGACCCCAGAGCTTGCCGGCGCCCCAGGCAAAGACGAAGAGCATGATCGACCAGGGAATCACGTAAGCCAGACCGGTGATTGCACTCGACAAGCCTTCCGACAGATGCGACGTGAAATTTGCCAGCGCCTGTGATAGCGGACGCATGAACGAGCGATGGTGAACAGCATCGAGGTGGACATTGAGAATCTCGGTTTCGACACGCTGACGCAAGCGGGCGATTTCGCCATCGAGTGCCTCGATGTCGTTCTGGACCTGGGCCAGTTCCTTGTTGATCCTGATCAAGGAATCGATGTTGCTCCCGGCACGAACACGCAGAACCTCGAGTCTCGACCGGTAGTCATGCAGCATGGCGAGTTTTCTTGAATGATCGGCCATCGGTTGGGCGAGGTCTTCTGCTGTCCTCGAGATATGGGTGACGCTACCCTGGATACTCAGCAGAGTCAGCAGTTTCTCGATGCCCGTTGGTCTTGCACGCAATCTCAATGTGGCGGAGGCATGGTTGCCGGTATCCAGTCTCGATTCGAGTAGCACGCATTTGTCAGCTGTCGCTTCACGGCAGGCGGCCTGCACTGCCTCATATACGGAGCCGATCTTGTCCTCGTGCACATCGAGATGCAGCGAATGCTCATAGGCGATGGATGGACTCCGGGCTGCTCGCTTCTCTCCTGGGGATTGACCTTGAACGGCTGCCGCAGGTACCGCCAGGCTGGACGTTTCGGCATGATTGCCGCAGCCAGGCAGGGTCAGTAGCGCTATCGACAGCAGAAAGGGAAATCTCATCGAGTACTCGAAAAGTGATCCGCATGGTCAAATCTTGGGACCACTATAGTCCCCTGTGCTACATCGACAAGTGGGTACGACGTAAGTTACGCTCCAAGTTCTGGAAACAATGGGGTCGAGCGGGCTATCGGGAACTGTGCAAACGTGGCCTGTAGACCCGTGGCTCAGGTAGGCATTGGCTTCATCGCATTGCCGGATACGTGTCCCGTGCGTCCGGTGCTGTGGGAGGGGGAGACCGTGAAGCTTTCTCCTGTCCCGATTGGGCGTTTTGAAAGGGGAATGTTTGCTGCTCGAAGGAGAGGGTACATGCCAAGAACGATACTTGCTGGTCTCGCGGGGGGAATGACAATGAATGTCACAATGTTGCTCACGTTTCGCCTGCTTGGCTTCGGTTGGAATGGCGGTGGCATCCTTCTTTCTTCTCCTGTCCAGAGCCCGAAGCTCATCGCCATTTGGACTCAGATAGAGCCTTTGCCTCTCGTCGTTGCGAATCCGGCGCCGATCATCATCGGCATGATGCTCTTCGGCATTGGACATGCCTTCATCTATCGCTCAGTGTCTGCCGCATGGCCAACGGGTATTTTCCAGAGAGCAGTGCGTTTTGCTGGTTTGCTGTTCTTCATGACTTTCCTGTTCTGGGAATTCTTCACCCCATTCAACCAACTCGGTGAGCCGTTGCCGCTCGTCGCTCTTGAGCTCCTTTTCTGGGCAACCATTGCTTTCGCGGAGGCATTTGTCATTGCGTCTGTATGCGAGCGCAAAGTGAGCGGCGTGTGATGTGTACTGCGAACGTTATTGATGTTTCAATGTTCACGGACGTTGATGGCATCAGCGAATGTTGGGTAAGAAAAAGGCAGCAACAGCCATGTTGTCAATATGATCCTGATTACCCCGTGATGGCACTTTGAACACTCCATCACTTCTCGTGATTACTCAACGCAAATCATGTGGTTATCGACAAGGCCATCAACCGTAAACGTTCACATCCCCCTCCGTTTTTTTACGCTGCTGCCGGGATAGCGGGAAGCGGGGGAAGTTCCAGGCCCTTGCGAGCCGCCCGGATGACAGTGCCGAGATAGCGCCATGAGGAGGCGCCGCGAAGACGGCAAGTTTCGATGACGCTGGCGAGGAGAGCGAAAGCACGCGTACCCGCTTCGGAGCGCGTGCCGTGGCTGATGTGGCGGGCAATGACCCAGTGGCGCAGGGCCTGTTCGGCGGCGTTGTTGGAGAGCGGCAAATGCGGCTCGCCGAGCGGACGCATGATCACCTCCCAGTCGTAGAGGAATTCACGCGCGACGCTGCGCAGCGCCGGGTGGGCATCACTCCAGTGAGCGGTGCACAGGCTCTTCAGCCGATCGACATGGGTCGCGTAGAGGAAGGGTAGCCCTTCCGGCGGAAGATCGATCCGCGCCGCGTAGATGGCATCCTTCAGCGTGTGCATGAGGCCTTCCATCTCCTGCCCGACGCCAGATACCCGGCCATCGCTGGATTCGGCCAGGCCCCGCAGCTTCCGTATCAGATGCGGCCAGCAGCGCAGGCGATTCAGCCAGGCCCGGTAGACACGGTAACCATCGCTGATCAGGATGCCGTAATAGCCATCCTGCAGGACATTCTCCAGCATTTCCGCGTGCCGCGGGCCAATCACGAAGAGGACCGTCCAGGGGGTTACCAAGGCCCACAGCCAGAGCAGCAGGCGGTTCTCCGGCCAGGAGGTCTCATCCACATTCAGTTGCGGTTCCTGCAGGAGGTCGGCCACCAGCACGTCCTCCAGCGGAAAACTGGCGCGCCCGGCTTCCCGGAGGGTCTCGTCGATCACGCCGACACTGAGCAGCAGGCCAAACATTTCCATCAGCGCCTCCCGAATCCGCGGCCGGGACAGACGCAGGCGCAGCGCAAGGAACACGATGAGTCCGGCCAACTGCGGACCAACCAGGCGCCATTCGCCCAACTCAACCTGCTCCCACTCATGCTCTCCTGCGGACCGCCAGGGCTGCGCACGGCTGACATGGTCGCAGTGGTCGCAGTTCGTTTCGAGCAGATAGTGGCGGATGATAAGGAACATCAGCCCAATCTGGCCCTCGACCGGTGGTGCAATGTCGATCTCGTCCCAGGCGGTGTAACGCTTCGAAGGAGCGTCCGCTGAAAGCGCCTGCGCACAAGCGGTACAGTTCTCAGGGCGGTGATCGCAGGTGCCAGTGACCGCGAGCTTTTGCGTCCGGCCGTAGCCCGGGCTGCCGGGCTGCTTGCCCGCTTTCTTGCGGGAAGCTTTCGCCGCTGTCGAAGGCTTCACGGCGGCTTTGGCCGTGTCTTCCTCGACCTCGGTGACTTCTGTCTCGGTCTCGCCGGGCAAAGTCTCGATGACCGGAACAGTGCTCTCCTCAGGGCCTTCGGGTTTCGCCCAGGGCGCCTGACTGGTCGGCGGACGCGAGCTGTTCTCCGGGTTCCGGTGCAGCCGATCCTGCAACTCCTTGACGTCGTGCAGCAGACGCTTCGACACTTCCAGCAATAGCTCCGCCGGCAGCCTTTTCAGCCAGTCGTCGTCCATCTGGAGAAGGTCGTGCTTACGCAGGTACATCGGGGCGGGTCGTCGTTGGGTACCGACATCATGACATAGAAATTTTCGCTGCGGCGTAAATTTCAGGAAAATTAACGTTCACTGAGCAGGGGGGTGAACGTTTACCATCAACCTGGTTGACCGTGGGATGATTGCCCATCAATAAAGCTGACCATGTTCACCCCCGGCTATTCTTGGGGATGGTTACTGGGTAACCCCGTTCCTCTTGAATGGGGTAACAGCTCGACGACTGCCACCCTCTATTACAGCTTGCCCTTCAGAGCCTCTCGTACCGCCGCAGCTTCACCGGTCTTCTTTCCCATCTCGGCAGCCGAAGCGAACATGAAGGATCCCGAATCTACGTTCACGGAGCGCGTTTCCACTACTAGTACATTTCCCTTCTCGTCCATCCAGTTAAAAGTAAGTTTCTCGTACGCTACCCCGATACGAGTATGCGCCGTCGAAAGCTCCTTCTTTGGTTCTCCGAATTTCTCTGTGAGAAGGCTTGCCAACTGAATCAATTCATCATTTCTTCCGTAACCCTTGACAAAGTTTATGGCTCCATCCGCACCAACGCGGGTGTCGAGCAGGGGAACATGAATGTTCCCGAACTGGACATCTACAAGGTGCTTGTCCTGGTCAGGATTTATCTCATAGCAATATTCTTTCCTCTTGGCTGTCTCAAGACACAGGCTTTCAAGCGCAGCACGCTGCTTCGGCACACCGATGAGAATGCCTCGAAAACTCAAAGGGATAGAGGTAAGAGAAGGTTTCTGGACGGAACCCACATTTTCAGCATCCGAGTTGCTTTTCAGCTTTTTGACGGCACCCATGCAAAGCACCTTCTGATTAGGGGTCTTGATCAGATCGCACCCCTTCATCATTGCAGCCATCTCATTAGGAGTCAAAGGCGGTTGGTGTGCGTAAGCACCAGTGCCAAGAACCCAATATGTAAGACCCACACCAACGAGTCGCAACGTGCTATGCATTCCTGGTTCCTGAGAAGGTTTGCCTGCCAAGTATTGGGAGGAGAGGAAAAGCCGAATTGTTACATACTTCATCCTTTCCGCACCACGCTCTCTCTGCTTCAACCATTTTCGTCGGCGATCAATGCCGCTTCGCGGCCGATGGCCACCGAGCTGGCATCGTTGCGCGTGCGCAAGGCATCGAAGGCGCTCACTTCCTTGCCGGTCAGTTCGCGGTTCTTCGAAGCGGCGTGCTCGGTGAGGCTGCGCGCTTCCTTGACCAGGGTGGTCTTGCGATCCTGAAACTCGCGCAGGTGCTTACTCTTATGGTTGCCCAACAGCAATAAGCCGCGGGCGGGTTCTATGGGCACAACAAAGCCGACCGGATGCGGTTTGGGTTGGGGACGACGACCGACCAGTCGGCTTAGTGTGGGGTGGCGAGTAATCGGACAGATAGATTCATCGACGCTGGCGAAGCGCCATCGACTGTGCAGGTGTAAGTATTTCCGACAAGAGCGATGGATGTAGGCTGGTGAGCTCTAAAACGACTCGGCGACCTTGTGCGCCGAAGCATGGGTCGCCGATTGGTCGAGGGCTTGAAATCTAATTGCTGGTACGACCCCTCACGCGCCGCCGTGCCAGCATCAGCCCGGTTAGACCGAAGCCCAGTAGCCCAACGATCGAGGGTTCCGGAACTGGCACGGTATCGAATTCAACGACATAGCCATCAGCAGAGGTAGCCCCGTTCAAATCGTTCCAGGCCTTTCCATCGGCATGAACACCATGGTCGAATACGATTCTGTCCTCGGTCCCTCCCGAATTGTTCGGCTCTCCGGGTTCCCAATTGGAGTAGGCAAACGCCTCACCAGTGACCCACGACCAGCCATCAGCGGGTTCCGTCGAGCCGGGCTGCTGCACCCCACCCGTCCAGTGAAGGTGAATAGCTAGGGCACCAAATGTTGAGGTAAGGAAGATGTTTTCTGAGGAACTCGTGATCGTGACCAGATGACCCGCTGCACCGAGATGCGTCATGGCCGACGCGGCGGAATTGGCGTCGCTCCAGGTTATCGGCGAATCAATAACCTCATAGTAGTGACCATTGCTGCCATTCAAGACCGGAACCGCTCCAGCCTCCATGCATGGCAGCACCATCAGTGACACGCCGGCCAATAGCCCCGCCAGGAGTTTTTTCGCCATCTTTGCCTTCATTTTCGCACTCCCTGAATATTTCGTCTGTGGTTTCGGGTGACGGCGATGTCGAATCTCAAAACACGTCCGTGTAGCCGTGTTGTTGGAATACCCATGCCGTTAGTAGTGTAAAGCAATAATGGTGCCATAATTGTAGTTAATTGTTGTATATGGAAAATTCCCGCAGACAAGCATCGGCAAAGGCAAAGGTGTAAAAAATATCGACACCACTACGTTAAGGAGAATGGCCATGCCGGGACGATTCATCACGTCGATCCAGGTCCCGCGCAGTGAAATATCACTCGCAAACCACGGATTGCCCTCATCTTATAATCGGCAGCACATCTCTCGTCCGCACCAACCGCGACGCCCCGGGCTTCACCGCGGCCCGGGCATCCCGCCGCATCTTCCTGACGACCTCGTCGAAGAGTACGCTCCTGCCCATGTAGAAGTCCTTGCCGATCCGGACATATCGGAGTTCCGGACATATCGGAGTTCCGGACATATCGGAGTTCCGGACATATCGGAGTTCGAGCGAGTACAGGACAAGGTCCGCCAGCGTCTGCCCCGGCAGAGCAATTTCACGGGCCTTTCTGGCATTCCTTCCTGGCCCTTACCCGTCGCCTGCCATCATCAACCATCGCCTGTCGGTGCAGCGCGGCCTTGGCCAGCAGGTGCGCGGTGACGGGCGCGCTGATGAATAGGAAAAACAAGATCGCCAGCTCGTGCAGGCTGATGCCGCCGTTCTCGCAGCTTGAAAAGAAGATCGCCGAAGCGAGCAGCAGTGCCCCGACGCCGAGCGTCGTCGCTTTGGTCGGACCGTGCAGGCGAGTCAGGAAATCCGGCAGGCGCGCCAGACCGATCGAACCGAGCAGGACGAACAGGGCGCCGAGGACGATCAGGGCGGCGACGGTGGCTTCGCTCAGTGCGTTCATTCGATGATGTCTCCGCGCAGCAGGAACTTGCACAGCGCGACGGTGCCGACGAAGCCGAGCAGCGCCAGCAGCAGCGCCGCCTCGAAATAGGCGGTGCTGGCGCTGTTGATGCCGAACAGCACCAGGAGCGCGATGGCGTTGATTCCCAGGGTGTCGAGCGCCAAAATGCGGTCGCTGGTGTCGGGTCCGCGCAGCAGTCGATAGAGGTTGAGTGCCAGGGCTGCGCCGATCAGGACGAAGGCCATCTCGATGGCGGAATTCAGCATGCAAAGATCTCCTTGAGCGGCGACTCGTAACGCGTCTTGATTTCGCGCACCAGTGCCTGCGGATCGGGTGCATCGAGCGCATGGATCAGCAAAGTCCAGCGTTGACGGTCGACGTCGATCGACAGCGTGCCGGGGGTCAGAGAAACGACGCTGGCGAGCAGGGTGGCGACGAATGGGTCGCGCAGGTCGAGCGGCACTTCGACGAAGGCTGGAGATAGCCGGTGCAGCGGCCCGATGACCTGGCGTGCGACCCGCCAGTTGGCGGTGACGATGTCGAGCGCAAAGACCCCGAGGAAACGCAGCGCCTGCCCTGGCCGCACCAGGCGCGGCGGGTCTGGCCAGAAGGGGCGGGTCAACC contains:
- a CDS encoding DMT family transporter, with protein sequence MNARTPPGATAFALMILLCATWGFQQVAIKIAGQSVSPLMQSGLRSAIALLLLILWARWRGLALAQADGTLCAGLLAGSLFALEFAFIYLGLSYTTASRMIVALYTAPCFTVLGLHCFVPGEEMRRRHLLGVVLAFSGIVLGFADASGSRPDAWIGDLLGLLAALGWAATTVLIRASGLARISATKVLFYQLAVSAACLLPLSLLIGETGITHLSAPVLLALAYQGVIVAFASYLVWFWLLTRYLTTRLSVFSFLTPLFGVSFGVLLLGDRLTTSFAAAAACVSAGIVLVNLPAGRQTVRPEDSP
- a CDS encoding DUF4349 domain-containing protein — protein: MRFPFLLSIALLTLPGCGNHAETSSLAVPAAAVQGQSPGEKRAARSPSIAYEHSLHLDVHEDKIGSVYEAVQAACREATADKCVLLESRLDTGNHASATLRLRARPTGIEKLLTLLSIQGSVTHISRTAEDLAQPMADHSRKLAMLHDYRSRLEVLRVRAGSNIDSLIRINKELAQVQNDIEALDGEIARLRQRVETEILNVHLDAVHHRSFMRPLSQALANFTSHLSEGLSSAITGLAYVIPWSIMLFVFAWGAGKLWGRSKRARARHDLGREDR
- a CDS encoding IS66 family transposase, whose translation is MYLRKHDLLQMDDDWLKRLPAELLLEVSKRLLHDVKELQDRLHRNPENSSRPPTSQAPWAKPEGPEESTVPVIETLPGETETEVTEVEEDTAKAAVKPSTAAKASRKKAGKQPGSPGYGRTQKLAVTGTCDHRPENCTACAQALSADAPSKRYTAWDEIDIAPPVEGQIGLMFLIIRHYLLETNCDHCDHVSRAQPWRSAGEHEWEQVELGEWRLVGPQLAGLIVFLALRLRLSRPRIREALMEMFGLLLSVGVIDETLREAGRASFPLEDVLVADLLQEPQLNVDETSWPENRLLLWLWALVTPWTVLFVIGPRHAEMLENVLQDGYYGILISDGYRVYRAWLNRLRCWPHLIRKLRGLAESSDGRVSGVGQEMEGLMHTLKDAIYAARIDLPPEGLPFLYATHVDRLKSLCTAHWSDAHPALRSVAREFLYDWEVIMRPLGEPHLPLSNNAAEQALRHWVIARHISHGTRSEAGTRAFALLASVIETCRLRGASSWRYLGTVIRAARKGLELPPLPAIPAAA
- a CDS encoding PEP-CTERM sorting domain-containing protein (PEP-CTERM proteins occur, often in large numbers, in the proteomes of bacteria that also encode an exosortase, a predicted intramembrane cysteine proteinase. The presence of a PEP-CTERM domain at a protein's C-terminus predicts cleavage within the sorting domain, followed by covalent anchoring to some some component of the (usually Gram-negative) cell surface. Many PEP-CTERM proteins exhibit an unusual sequence composition that includes large numbers of potential glycosylation sites. Expression of one such protein has been shown restore the ability of a bacterium to form floc, a type of biofilm.), with translation MKAKMAKKLLAGLLAGVSLMVLPCMEAGAVPVLNGSNGHYYEVIDSPITWSDANSAASAMTHLGAAGHLVTITSSSENIFLTSTFGALAIHLHWTGGVQQPGSTEPADGWSWVTGEAFAYSNWEPGEPNNSGGTEDRIVFDHGVHADGKAWNDLNGATSADGYVVEFDTVPVPEPSIVGLLGFGLTGLMLARRRVRGRTSN
- a CDS encoding Na+/H+ antiporter subunit G, producing the protein MNALSEATVAALIVLGALFVLLGSIGLARLPDFLTRLHGPTKATTLGVGALLLASAIFFSSCENGGISLHELAILFFLFISAPVTAHLLAKAALHRQAMVDDGRRRVRARKECQKGP
- a CDS encoding K+/H+ antiporter subunit F; this translates as MLNSAIEMAFVLIGAALALNLYRLLRGPDTSDRILALDTLGINAIALLVLFGINSASTAYFEAALLLALLGFVGTVALCKFLLRGDIIE
- a CDS encoding Na+/H+ antiporter subunit E, whose amino-acid sequence is MIHRLFPRPFLSLTVFLLWTVITNAAPPGLLLLGALLAIVVPRLTRPFWPDPPRLVRPGQALRFLGVFALDIVTANWRVARQVIGPLHRLSPAFVEVPLDLRDPFVATLLASVVSLTPGTLSIDVDRQRWTLLIHALDAPDPQALVREIKTRYESPLKEIFAC